A region from the Kribbella shirazensis genome encodes:
- a CDS encoding LuxR C-terminal-related transcriptional regulator, translating to MSSVELGVQEHLWRLAAQGGDDPRIARLEGEAAIRRARDRMFKACRTSLRSLRSQLPHGDQVAAAQRTAELRTRGIRIQTVGLRHGLLGPEGDSLRGYLRAVVGLGEEIRSAERLPLTQLILADRSTAMVPVLATPPGQAALVIRSEALVRPLEAVFQATWDVAEAVEIAEADPVERLGRRSREVLVLLAAGLTDEAIARELGVTDRTVRRQIACLCRKLRVDCRFQLGLEVARRGWL from the coding sequence GTGTCGAGTGTCGAGTTGGGCGTTCAGGAACATCTGTGGCGGCTCGCGGCGCAGGGCGGTGATGATCCGCGGATCGCGCGGCTGGAAGGGGAAGCCGCCATCCGCCGGGCGCGGGATCGGATGTTCAAGGCATGCCGTACGTCGTTGCGCTCGTTGCGTAGCCAGCTGCCGCACGGTGATCAGGTCGCGGCGGCGCAGCGGACCGCGGAACTGCGGACGCGAGGCATCCGGATCCAGACCGTCGGTCTGCGCCATGGTCTGCTCGGACCGGAAGGTGACTCGCTGCGGGGGTACCTGCGGGCGGTGGTCGGTCTGGGGGAGGAGATCAGGTCCGCGGAGCGGTTGCCGCTGACGCAGCTGATCCTCGCCGACCGGTCGACGGCGATGGTTCCGGTGCTCGCGACGCCGCCGGGACAGGCGGCGTTGGTGATCCGGTCCGAAGCGCTCGTGCGGCCGTTGGAGGCGGTGTTCCAGGCGACCTGGGACGTGGCCGAGGCGGTCGAGATCGCCGAGGCCGATCCGGTCGAGCGGCTGGGCCGGCGGTCGCGCGAGGTGCTGGTGCTGCTCGCCGCCGGGTTGACCGACGAGGCGATCGCGCGCGAGCTGGGCGTCACGGATCGGACCGTACGGCGGCAGATCGCTTGCCTGTGCCGGAAGTTGCGGGTCGACTGCCGGTTCCAGCTGGGACTCGAGGTCGCCCGCCGCGGCTGGCTCTGA